From one Pseudomonas sp. B21-048 genomic stretch:
- a CDS encoding F0F1 ATP synthase subunit delta, with translation MAELTTLARPYAKAAFEHAQAHQQLASWSAMLGLAAAVSQDDTMQRVLKAPRLTSANKAATFIDVCGDKFDAKAQNFINVVAENDRLPLLPEIAALFDLYKAEQEKSVDVEVTSAFALNQEQQDKLAKVLSARLNREVRLQVAEDAALIGGVIIRAGDLVIDGSIRGKLANLAEALKS, from the coding sequence ATGGCAGAATTGACCACGTTGGCCCGACCTTACGCTAAGGCAGCCTTCGAGCACGCCCAGGCCCACCAGCAACTGGCCTCTTGGTCAGCCATGCTCGGCCTGGCTGCAGCAGTGTCGCAAGACGACACCATGCAGCGCGTGCTCAAGGCCCCGCGACTGACGAGCGCAAACAAGGCCGCCACGTTTATTGACGTGTGCGGCGACAAGTTTGATGCCAAGGCACAGAACTTCATTAACGTCGTTGCCGAAAACGACCGTCTCCCGCTGTTGCCGGAGATCGCCGCTCTGTTTGACCTGTACAAGGCCGAACAAGAGAAGTCGGTAGACGTTGAAGTCACCAGTGCTTTTGCATTGAACCAAGAACAGCAAGACAAACTCGCCAAGGTTCTCAGTGCACGACTCAACCGGGAAGTGCGCCTGCAAGTTGCGGAGGATGCCGCCCTGATTGGTGGTGTCATCATTCGCGCCGGCGACCTGGTAATCGATGGCTCGATTCGCGGCAAACTCGCGAATCTTGCCGAAGCATTGAAATCTTGA
- the rsmG gene encoding 16S rRNA (guanine(527)-N(7))-methyltransferase RsmG translates to MSSLVTSQHAEELSTGARQLGVNLTEAQHAQLLGYLALLIKWNKAYNLTAVRDPDEMVSRHLLDSLSVMSFIENGRWLDVGSGGGMPGIPLAILFPESQVTCLDSNGKKTRFLTQVKLELKLDNLQVIHSRVEAFLPELPFNGIISRAFSSMENFSNWTRHLGDADTRWLAMKGVHPADELVALPADFHLDSEHALAVPGCQGQRHLLILRRTA, encoded by the coding sequence TTGAGTTCGTTGGTCACCTCGCAACACGCCGAAGAGTTATCCACAGGTGCTCGTCAGCTCGGTGTCAACCTGACGGAAGCCCAGCATGCACAGCTGCTGGGTTATCTGGCCCTGTTGATAAAATGGAACAAGGCCTACAACCTCACGGCAGTGCGTGATCCGGACGAAATGGTTTCACGGCATTTGCTCGACAGCCTGAGCGTTATGTCCTTCATCGAAAACGGCCGTTGGCTGGATGTGGGCAGTGGCGGCGGCATGCCAGGGATTCCCCTGGCGATCCTGTTTCCCGAGTCGCAAGTGACCTGCCTGGACAGCAACGGCAAGAAAACCCGCTTCCTGACCCAGGTCAAACTCGAACTCAAACTCGATAACCTGCAAGTTATCCACAGTCGCGTCGAAGCCTTTCTGCCGGAACTGCCATTCAACGGGATCATTTCCCGGGCATTCAGCAGCATGGAGAACTTCAGCAACTGGACTCGCCATTTGGGCGACGCCGATACACGTTGGCTGGCAATGAAGGGCGTTCATCCCGCCGATGAGCTGGTAGCATTGCCGGCAGACTTCCACCTCGATAGCGAACACGCCCTGGCCGTACCCGGTTGCCAAGGCCAACGCCATCTGCTGATACTGCGCCGCACGGCATGA
- a CDS encoding ParA family protein, with product MAKVFAIANQKGGVGKTTTCINLAASLVATKRRVLLIDLDPQGNATMGSGVDKHGLENSVYDLLIGECDLAQAMHYSEHGGYQLLPANRDLTAAEVVLLEMQMKESRLRSALAPIRENYDYILIDCPPSLSMLTLNALVAADGVIIPMQCEYFALEGLSDLVDNIKRIAELLNPNLKVEGLLRTMYDPRLSLMNDVSAQLKEHFGDQLYDTVIPRNIRLAEAPSYGMPALAYDKSSRGAIAYLALAGEMVRRQRKNSRTAAAQAT from the coding sequence ATGGCTAAGGTATTCGCGATAGCGAACCAAAAGGGTGGTGTGGGCAAGACCACCACTTGCATCAACCTCGCAGCTTCCCTGGTCGCTACCAAGCGTCGGGTGTTGTTGATCGATCTTGATCCACAGGGCAACGCCACCATGGGTAGCGGTGTGGATAAACACGGCCTGGAAAATTCGGTCTACGACCTTCTGATCGGTGAATGCGATCTGGCCCAGGCCATGCACTATTCCGAACACGGTGGTTACCAGTTGCTGCCAGCCAACCGCGACCTGACCGCGGCCGAAGTTGTTTTGCTGGAAATGCAGATGAAGGAAAGCCGTCTGCGCAGTGCGTTGGCGCCGATCCGTGAAAACTACGATTACATTTTGATCGACTGCCCGCCGTCGCTGTCGATGTTGACGCTCAACGCGCTGGTGGCCGCCGATGGGGTGATTATCCCCATGCAGTGCGAGTACTTCGCGCTAGAAGGGTTGAGCGACCTTGTGGATAACATCAAGCGCATTGCCGAACTGCTGAACCCGAACCTGAAAGTCGAAGGCCTGTTGCGGACCATGTACGACCCGCGTCTGAGCTTGATGAACGACGTCTCGGCGCAGCTCAAGGAACACTTCGGCGATCAACTCTACGACACCGTGATTCCGCGCAACATCCGTCTGGCCGAAGCGCCAAGCTATGGCATGCCGGCACTGGCGTACGACAAATCATCGCGGGGCGCGATTGCCTATCTGGCATTGGCGGGCGAGATGGTTCGCCGTCAGCGCAAAAACTCACGCACCGCCGCTGCTCAGGCAACTTAA
- a CDS encoding F0F1 ATP synthase subunit epsilon, giving the protein MAMTVHCDIVSAEGEIFSGLVEMVIAHGALGDLGIALGHAPLITNLKPGPIRLVKQGGEEEVYYISGGFLEVQPNMVKVLADTVQRAADLDEASAQEAVKAAEKALHERGAEFDYGSAAARLAEAAAQLRTVQQIRKKFGH; this is encoded by the coding sequence ATGGCTATGACAGTCCATTGCGATATCGTCAGCGCGGAAGGGGAAATCTTTTCCGGTCTGGTCGAGATGGTGATTGCGCACGGTGCACTGGGTGATCTTGGTATCGCTCTGGGTCACGCGCCGTTGATCACTAATCTCAAGCCGGGCCCGATCCGCCTGGTCAAGCAGGGCGGGGAAGAGGAGGTGTATTACATCTCCGGTGGTTTCCTCGAGGTTCAGCCGAACATGGTCAAGGTTCTTGCCGACACCGTGCAACGTGCTGCCGACCTGGACGAAGCCTCCGCTCAGGAAGCCGTAAAGGCTGCCGAGAAGGCACTGCATGAGCGGGGCGCGGAATTCGATTACGGTTCTGCTGCCGCACGTCTGGCCGAGGCTGCAGCTCAGCTGCGCACCGTCCAGCAGATCCGCAAGAAGTTCGGCCACTAA
- a CDS encoding ParB/RepB/Spo0J family partition protein, with the protein MAVKKRGLGRGLDALLSGPTVSSLEEQAVQADQRELQHLPLDLIQRGKYQPRRDMDPQALEELAQSIKVQGVMQPIVVRPIGSGRFEIIAGERRWRASQQAGQETIPAMVRDVPDETAIAMALIENIQREDLNPIEEAVALQRLQQEFQLTQQQVAEAVGKSRVTVANLLRLIALPEVIKTMLSHGDLEMGHARALLGLPENQQVEGARHVVARGLTVRQTEALVRQWLSGKPEPVEPAKPDPDIARLEQRLAERLGSAVQIRHGKKGKGQLVIGYNSLDELQGVLAHIR; encoded by the coding sequence ATGGCCGTCAAGAAACGAGGTCTCGGACGTGGACTGGATGCACTGCTGAGTGGTCCGACTGTCAGCTCGCTAGAAGAGCAAGCGGTGCAGGCCGATCAGCGTGAACTGCAGCACCTGCCTCTGGACCTGATCCAGCGCGGCAAGTACCAGCCCCGTCGGGACATGGATCCTCAAGCGCTGGAAGAGCTGGCGCAGTCGATCAAGGTCCAGGGCGTGATGCAACCGATCGTGGTTCGCCCGATCGGTAGCGGGCGCTTCGAAATCATCGCCGGCGAACGCCGCTGGCGCGCGAGTCAGCAGGCTGGCCAGGAAACCATCCCGGCGATGGTTCGCGATGTGCCGGATGAAACCGCCATCGCCATGGCACTGATCGAGAACATCCAGCGCGAAGACCTCAATCCGATCGAAGAAGCGGTGGCCTTGCAGCGTTTGCAGCAGGAATTCCAGCTGACTCAACAACAAGTGGCCGAGGCTGTGGGTAAGTCCCGCGTTACCGTGGCCAACCTGTTACGCCTGATCGCCTTGCCGGAAGTCATCAAGACCATGTTGTCTCACGGCGACCTGGAAATGGGTCATGCCCGTGCCTTGCTCGGTTTGCCGGAAAACCAACAAGTCGAAGGGGCGCGACATGTTGTCGCACGGGGGCTGACGGTGCGCCAGACTGAAGCACTGGTTCGCCAGTGGTTGAGTGGCAAACCGGAGCCTGTGGAACCTGCAAAACCGGACCCGGATATCGCCCGACTCGAGCAGCGTCTGGCCGAGCGCCTAGGCTCTGCGGTGCAGATCCGCCACGGAAAGAAGGGTAAAGGGCAGCTGGTGATCGGCTACAACTCTCTTGATGAGCTTCAAGGTGTGCTTGCACACATCCGCTGA
- a CDS encoding F0F1 ATP synthase subunit B — MNINATLIGQSVAFFIFVLFCMKFVWPPVIAALHERQKKIADGLDAASRAARDLELAHEKVGQQLREAKAQAAEIIEQAKKRGNQIVEEAVEKARIDADRVKVQAQAEIEQELNSVKDALRAQLGALAVGGAEKILGATIDQNAHAELVNKLAAEI; from the coding sequence GTGAACATTAATGCAACCCTGATTGGCCAGTCCGTTGCGTTCTTCATTTTTGTACTGTTTTGCATGAAGTTCGTGTGGCCTCCGGTCATCGCGGCTTTGCACGAACGTCAGAAGAAGATCGCGGATGGACTGGACGCTGCCAGCCGAGCAGCTCGCGACCTGGAGTTGGCCCATGAGAAAGTGGGTCAGCAACTGCGCGAAGCGAAAGCTCAGGCAGCTGAAATCATTGAGCAAGCCAAGAAACGCGGTAATCAGATCGTCGAAGAGGCCGTTGAAAAGGCCCGTATCGACGCTGACCGTGTGAAGGTTCAGGCTCAGGCCGAGATCGAGCAGGAACTGAACAGTGTCAAAGACGCGCTGCGTGCCCAACTGGGTGCACTGGCTGTCGGCGGCGCCGAGAAGATCCTGGGTGCCACAATCGATCAAAACGCGCACGCGGAGCTGGTAAACAAACTGGCTGCTGAAATTTAA
- the atpE gene encoding F0F1 ATP synthase subunit C: protein METVVGLTAIAVALLIGLGALGTAIGFGLLGGKFLEGAARQPEMVPMLQVKMFIVAGLLDAVTMIGVGIALFFTFANPFVGQLAG from the coding sequence ATGGAAACTGTAGTTGGTCTAACCGCTATCGCTGTTGCACTGTTGATCGGCCTGGGCGCACTGGGTACCGCAATTGGTTTCGGCCTGTTGGGCGGCAAGTTCCTGGAAGGCGCAGCGCGTCAGCCAGAAATGGTTCCAATGCTGCAAGTCAAAATGTTCATCGTTGCCGGTCTGCTCGACGCCGTAACCATGATCGGTGTTGGTATCGCTTTGTTCTTCACCTTCGCGAACCCATTCGTTGGTCAACTCGCTGGCTAA
- the glmU gene encoding bifunctional UDP-N-acetylglucosamine diphosphorylase/glucosamine-1-phosphate N-acetyltransferase GlmU: MSLEIVILAAGQGTRMRSALPKVLHPVAGNSMLGHVIHSARQLDPQRIHVVIGHGAEAVRERLAADDLNFVLQDQQLGTGHAVAQAVPFIESDTVLILYGDVPLIEVETLQRLLKHVVPGQMGLLTVELDDATGYGRIVRDTDGNVAAIVEHKDANEAQRAINEGNTGILAVPADRLADWTSRLSNNNVQGEYYLTDVIEMAVSDGLVVATEQPHDPMEVQGANDRKQLAELERHYQLRAARRLMAQGVTLRDPARFDVRGEITVGRDVLIDINVILEGKVVIEDDVVIGPNCVIKDSTLRKGVVIKANSHIEGAILGEDSDAGPFARLRPGTVLEARAHVGNFVELKNAHLGEGAKAGHLTYLGDAEIGARTNIGAGTITCNYDGANKWKTVLGEDVFIGSNNSLVAPVDISAGATTAAGSTITQNVDKAQLAVGRARQKNIDGWKRPEKIKKS, encoded by the coding sequence ATGTCTCTTGAAATCGTTATCCTCGCTGCCGGCCAAGGCACGCGCATGCGTTCGGCCTTGCCGAAAGTTCTGCACCCTGTTGCCGGTAATTCAATGCTTGGCCATGTTATCCACAGCGCCCGGCAACTTGATCCACAACGCATCCATGTGGTGATCGGTCATGGCGCTGAAGCCGTGCGCGAGCGTCTGGCGGCCGATGACCTGAATTTCGTCCTGCAGGATCAACAGCTGGGTACTGGACATGCGGTGGCCCAGGCTGTGCCGTTCATCGAGTCCGATACCGTGCTGATTCTGTACGGCGATGTACCCTTGATCGAAGTCGAAACCCTGCAACGGTTGCTCAAGCATGTCGTGCCAGGGCAAATGGGCCTGCTGACCGTCGAACTGGACGATGCGACTGGTTATGGCCGCATCGTGCGCGACACTGACGGTAATGTTGCAGCCATCGTTGAACACAAGGATGCCAACGAGGCTCAACGTGCTATCAACGAAGGCAATACTGGCATCCTTGCTGTTCCTGCCGATCGCTTGGCCGACTGGACGAGCCGTCTGTCGAACAACAATGTTCAGGGTGAGTACTACCTGACCGATGTCATCGAAATGGCGGTCAGCGATGGTCTGGTGGTGGCCACCGAGCAACCCCACGACCCTATGGAAGTGCAGGGCGCCAACGATCGCAAGCAACTGGCCGAGCTTGAGCGCCACTATCAGCTGCGCGCTGCCCGTCGTTTGATGGCTCAGGGCGTGACCTTGCGCGACCCGGCACGTTTCGATGTGCGTGGTGAGATCACTGTCGGTCGCGATGTACTGATCGACATCAACGTGATCCTCGAAGGCAAAGTGGTCATCGAGGACGACGTGGTGATCGGCCCGAACTGCGTGATCAAGGACAGTACCCTGCGCAAAGGCGTGGTGATCAAGGCCAACAGCCATATCGAAGGCGCAATACTCGGTGAAGACAGCGATGCTGGTCCGTTCGCTCGTTTGCGTCCGGGCACGGTGCTGGAAGCTCGCGCGCATGTGGGTAACTTCGTAGAGCTGAAGAACGCTCACCTGGGCGAAGGTGCCAAGGCCGGTCACCTGACGTATCTGGGCGACGCCGAAATCGGTGCGCGTACCAACATCGGCGCAGGCACCATCACCTGTAACTATGACGGGGCCAACAAGTGGAAAACCGTGTTGGGTGAAGATGTATTCATCGGTTCCAATAACTCGTTGGTGGCGCCTGTGGATATCTCGGCGGGTGCGACGACGGCGGCCGGTTCGACCATTACCCAGAATGTGGATAAGGCTCAGTTGGCCGTGGGTCGCGCTCGGCAGAAGAACATCGATGGCTGGAAACGGCCGGAGAAGATCAAGAAGAGCTGA
- the atpG gene encoding F0F1 ATP synthase subunit gamma: protein MAGAKEIRSKIASIKSTQKITSAMEKVAVSKMRKAQMRMAASRPYAERIRQVIGHLANANPEYRHPFMIDREVKRVGYVVVSSDRGLCGGLNTNLFKALVKDMAVNRENGVEIDLCVVGSKGAAFFRNFGGNVVAAISHLGEEPSINDLIGSVKVMLDAYLDGRIDRLSVVSNKFINTMTQQPTVEQLIPLVATPDQELKHHWDYLYEPDAKELLDGLMVRYVESQVYQAVVENNAAEQAARMIAMKNATDNAGDLISDLQLVYNKARQAAITQEISEIVGGAAAV from the coding sequence ATGGCAGGCGCAAAAGAGATTCGCAGTAAGATTGCGAGCATCAAAAGCACGCAAAAGATTACCAGCGCCATGGAAAAAGTGGCGGTCAGCAAAATGCGCAAGGCACAAATGCGCATGGCTGCTAGCCGTCCTTACGCGGAGCGCATCCGCCAGGTTATTGGCCATCTGGCCAACGCCAACCCGGAATATCGCCACCCATTCATGATCGACCGTGAAGTAAAGCGCGTCGGTTACGTCGTGGTGAGCAGTGACCGTGGTCTGTGTGGTGGCTTGAACACCAACCTGTTCAAGGCCCTGGTCAAGGACATGGCGGTAAACCGCGAAAACGGCGTCGAGATCGATCTGTGTGTTGTTGGTAGCAAGGGTGCGGCTTTCTTCCGCAACTTCGGCGGTAACGTCGTTGCAGCTATCAGCCACCTGGGTGAAGAGCCGTCGATCAATGACTTGATCGGCAGCGTCAAGGTGATGCTGGATGCCTACCTGGACGGCCGTATTGACCGCCTGTCCGTGGTGTCTAACAAGTTCATCAACACCATGACGCAACAGCCTACCGTGGAGCAGTTGATTCCACTGGTGGCAACCCCGGATCAAGAACTCAAGCACCACTGGGATTATCTGTACGAACCGGACGCCAAAGAGCTGCTTGACGGCTTGATGGTCCGCTACGTGGAGTCGCAGGTCTACCAGGCGGTGGTCGAGAACAACGCGGCTGAACAAGCTGCGCGGATGATCGCGATGAAGAACGCTACCGACAACGCCGGTGATTTGATCAGCGATTTGCAGCTGGTCTACAACAAGGCGCGTCAGGCTGCGATCACCCAAGAGATCTCGGAAATCGTCGGCGGCGCTGCCGCGGTTTAA
- the atpA gene encoding F0F1 ATP synthase subunit alpha, whose protein sequence is MQQLNPSEISEIIKGRIDKLDVTSQARNEGTVVSVSDGIVRIHGLADVMYGEMIEFPGGVFGMALNLEQDSVGAVVLGAYQSLAEGMSAKCTGRILEVPVGKELLGRVVDALGNPVDGKGPLNNTLTDAVEKVAPGVIWRKSVDQPVQTGYKAVDAMIPVGRGQRELIIGDRQIGKTALAIDAIINQKNSGIFCVYVAIGQKQSTIANVVRKLEENGALANTIIVAASASESPALQFLAPYSGCTMGEFFRDRGEDALIVYDDLSKQAVAYRQISLLLRRPPGREAYPGDVFYLHSRLLERASRVSEEYVEKFTNGAVTGKTGSLTALPIIETQAGDVSAFVPTNVISITDGQIFLESAMFNSGIRPAVNAGVSVSRVGGAAQTKIIKKLSGGIRTALAQYRELAAFAQFASDLDEATRKQLEHGQRVTELMKQKQYAPMSIADMALSLYAAERGFLTDVEIAKIGSFEQALIAFFNRDHADLMAKINVKGDFNDEIDAGMKAGIEKFKATQTW, encoded by the coding sequence ATGCAGCAACTCAATCCTTCCGAAATAAGTGAAATTATCAAGGGCCGCATCGACAAGCTCGATGTGACCTCCCAAGCCCGTAACGAAGGCACTGTCGTCAGCGTATCTGACGGTATCGTGCGGATTCACGGTCTGGCCGACGTCATGTACGGCGAGATGATCGAGTTTCCGGGCGGCGTCTTCGGTATGGCTCTCAACCTCGAGCAAGACTCTGTAGGTGCCGTTGTATTGGGCGCTTACCAGTCTCTGGCTGAAGGCATGAGCGCCAAGTGCACCGGCCGCATCCTCGAAGTTCCGGTGGGTAAGGAACTGCTGGGTCGCGTAGTCGACGCACTGGGTAACCCGGTTGACGGCAAAGGTCCGCTGAACAACACCTTGACCGATGCGGTCGAGAAAGTTGCTCCAGGCGTGATCTGGCGTAAGTCGGTAGACCAGCCTGTACAGACTGGCTACAAGGCTGTCGATGCCATGATTCCTGTCGGCCGTGGCCAGCGTGAGCTGATCATCGGTGACCGTCAGATCGGTAAAACCGCTCTGGCGATCGACGCGATCATCAACCAGAAAAACAGCGGCATTTTCTGCGTCTACGTAGCGATCGGTCAGAAACAATCGACCATCGCCAACGTGGTTCGCAAGCTGGAAGAAAACGGCGCTCTGGCGAACACGATCATCGTGGCTGCCAGTGCTTCGGAATCTCCTGCGCTGCAATTCCTGGCACCGTACTCCGGTTGCACCATGGGTGAATTCTTCCGCGACCGCGGTGAAGACGCGCTGATCGTTTATGACGATCTGTCCAAGCAAGCAGTGGCTTACCGCCAGATTTCCCTGCTGCTGCGCCGTCCACCAGGCCGTGAAGCTTACCCAGGCGACGTGTTCTATCTCCACTCCCGTCTGCTGGAGCGCGCATCCCGCGTTTCGGAAGAATACGTAGAGAAGTTCACCAATGGCGCAGTGACCGGCAAAACCGGTTCCCTGACCGCACTGCCGATCATCGAAACCCAGGCTGGCGACGTTTCCGCGTTCGTTCCGACCAACGTGATTTCCATCACCGACGGTCAGATCTTCCTGGAATCGGCCATGTTCAACTCCGGGATCCGTCCTGCTGTGAACGCCGGTGTTTCGGTATCCCGTGTGGGTGGTGCCGCTCAGACCAAGATCATCAAGAAGCTCTCCGGTGGTATCCGTACCGCTCTGGCTCAGTACCGTGAACTGGCGGCATTCGCCCAGTTCGCTTCTGACCTGGACGAAGCGACCCGTAAGCAACTTGAGCATGGTCAGCGCGTTACCGAGCTGATGAAGCAGAAGCAATACGCACCAATGTCGATCGCTGACATGGCGCTGTCGCTGTATGCCGCTGAGCGTGGGTTCCTGACTGACGTCGAAATCGCCAAGATCGGCAGCTTTGAACAAGCGCTGATTGCTTTCTTCAACCGCGATCACGCCGATTTGATGGCGAAGATCAACGTGAAGGGTGACTTCAATGACGAAATCGACGCTGGCATGAAAGCCGGTATCGAGAAGTTCAAGGCCACCCAAACCTGGTAA
- the atpB gene encoding F0F1 ATP synthase subunit A, with amino-acid sequence MAETTASGYIQHHLQNLTFGQHPTGGWGFAHTAAEAKEMGFWAFHVDTLGWSVALGLIFVLLFRMAAKKATSGQPGALQNFVEVLIEFVDGSVKDTFHGRNPLIAPLALTIFVWVFLMNAVDLVPVDWIPKLAAIISGDPHLVFRAVPTTDPNATLGMSLSVFALIIFYSIKVKGISGFIGELTLHPFGSKNIFVQALLIPVNFLLEFVTLVAKPISLALRLFGNMYAGELVFILIAVMFGSGLLWLSGLGVVLQWAWAVFHILIITLQAFIFMMLTIVYLSMAHEENH; translated from the coding sequence ATGGCAGAGACAACCGCTTCGGGCTATATCCAGCACCACTTGCAGAACCTGACCTTCGGTCAGCACCCAACTGGCGGGTGGGGTTTTGCCCACACCGCAGCAGAAGCCAAAGAAATGGGCTTTTGGGCTTTCCACGTCGATACTCTCGGCTGGTCGGTCGCGTTGGGTCTGATTTTCGTTCTTCTTTTCCGCATGGCGGCGAAAAAGGCGACTTCTGGTCAACCAGGCGCCCTGCAGAACTTCGTTGAAGTTCTGATCGAGTTCGTCGACGGCAGCGTGAAAGATACTTTCCACGGTCGTAATCCATTGATCGCGCCGTTGGCCCTGACGATTTTTGTCTGGGTATTCCTGATGAACGCCGTCGACCTGGTCCCGGTTGACTGGATTCCGAAGCTGGCTGCCATCATTTCCGGCGACCCGCATCTGGTTTTCCGTGCTGTTCCTACCACTGACCCGAATGCGACCCTGGGTATGTCCCTGTCGGTATTCGCGTTGATCATTTTCTACAGCATCAAGGTCAAGGGCATCAGCGGCTTCATTGGCGAACTGACCCTGCACCCGTTCGGCAGCAAGAACATCTTCGTTCAAGCCCTGCTGATTCCGGTGAACTTCCTGCTGGAGTTCGTGACGCTGGTGGCCAAGCCGATTTCCCTGGCACTGCGTCTGTTCGGCAACATGTACGCCGGCGAGCTGGTCTTCATTCTGATTGCTGTGATGTTCGGCAGCGGTCTGCTCTGGCTTAGCGGCCTGGGTGTAGTTCTGCAGTGGGCGTGGGCTGTGTTCCACATCCTGATCATCACCCTGCAGGCGTTTATCTTCATGATGCTGACCATCGTCTACCTGTCGATGGCGCACGAAGAGAACCATTAA
- the atpD gene encoding F0F1 ATP synthase subunit beta: MSSGRIVQIIGAVIDVEFPRDSVPSIYNALTVQSAAGTTLEVQQQLGDGVVRTIAMGSTEGLKRGLDVIDSGAAISVPVGKATLGRIMDVLGNPIDEAGPIDTEERWGIHRPAPSFAEQAGGNDLLETGIKVIDLVCPFAKGGKVGLFGGAGVGKTVNMMELIRNIAIEHSGYSVFAGVGERTREGNDFYHEMKDSNVLDKVALVYGQMNEPPGNRLRVALTGLTMAEKFRDEGNDVLLFVDNIYRYTLAGTEVSALLGRMPSAVGYQPTLAEEMGVLQERITSTKEGSITSIQAVYVPADDLTDPSPATTFAHLDATVVLSRDIASLGIYPAVDPLDSTSRQLDPNVIGQDHYDTARGVQYVLQRYKELKDIIAILGMDELSEADKQLVNRARKIQRFLSQPFFVAEVFTGASGKYVSLKDTIAGFKGILNGDYDHLPEQAFYMVGGIEEAIEKAKKL, from the coding sequence ATGAGTAGCGGACGTATCGTTCAAATCATCGGCGCCGTTATCGACGTGGAATTTCCACGCGACAGCGTACCGAGCATCTACAACGCGCTGACAGTTCAGAGCGCGGCCGGGACCACCCTGGAAGTTCAGCAGCAGCTGGGCGACGGCGTGGTTCGTACCATTGCGATGGGTTCCACCGAAGGCTTGAAGCGCGGTCTGGACGTCATCGACTCCGGCGCAGCCATCTCCGTACCCGTCGGTAAAGCGACCCTGGGCCGGATCATGGACGTTCTGGGTAACCCGATCGACGAAGCTGGCCCGATCGACACCGAAGAGCGCTGGGGCATTCACCGTCCTGCACCATCCTTTGCTGAACAAGCAGGCGGCAACGACCTGCTGGAAACCGGCATCAAGGTTATCGACCTGGTTTGCCCGTTCGCCAAGGGCGGTAAAGTCGGTCTGTTCGGTGGTGCCGGTGTAGGCAAAACCGTAAACATGATGGAACTGATCCGTAACATCGCCATCGAGCACAGCGGTTATTCCGTGTTCGCCGGTGTGGGTGAGCGTACTCGTGAGGGTAACGACTTCTACCACGAGATGAAGGATTCCAACGTACTGGACAAAGTGGCACTGGTTTACGGTCAGATGAACGAGCCGCCGGGTAACCGTCTGCGCGTAGCACTGACCGGCCTGACCATGGCCGAGAAGTTCCGTGACGAAGGTAACGACGTTCTGCTGTTCGTCGACAACATCTATCGTTACACCCTGGCCGGTACTGAAGTATCCGCACTGCTGGGCCGTATGCCTTCGGCAGTAGGTTACCAGCCGACCCTGGCTGAAGAGATGGGCGTTCTGCAAGAACGTATCACTTCGACCAAGGAAGGTTCGATCACTTCGATCCAGGCGGTATACGTACCGGCGGATGACTTGACTGACCCGTCGCCAGCGACCACCTTCGCCCACTTGGACGCCACCGTCGTTCTGTCCCGTGACATCGCTTCCCTGGGTATCTACCCGGCTGTCGATCCACTCGACTCGACTTCGCGCCAGCTGGACCCGAACGTAATCGGCCAGGACCACTACGACACCGCTCGCGGCGTACAGTATGTTCTGCAGCGTTACAAAGAACTGAAGGACATCATTGCGATCCTGGGTATGGACGAGCTGTCGGAAGCCGACAAGCAGTTGGTAAACCGTGCTCGTAAGATCCAGCGTTTCTTGTCGCAGCCGTTCTTCGTGGCTGAAGTCTTCACCGGTGCTTCGGGTAAATACGTTTCCCTGAAAGACACCATTGCTGGCTTCAAAGGCATCCTCAACGGTGACTACGACCACCTGCCAGAACAAGCGTTCTACATGGTCGGCGGCATCGAAGAAGCGATCGAGAAAGCCAAGAAACTGTAA
- a CDS encoding F0F1 ATP synthase subunit I — MENRTPDRLPFHRLAVFPVLMAQFVVLLIAALTLWQSHGVVAGYSGLCGGLIALLPNIYFAHRAFRFSGARAAQAIVRSFYAGEAGKLILTAVLFALTFAGVKPLAPLAVFGVFVLTQLVSWFAPLLMRTRLSRP; from the coding sequence ATGGAAAACCGCACGCCAGACCGCTTGCCGTTCCATCGCCTGGCAGTTTTTCCGGTGTTAATGGCTCAATTTGTCGTTTTGCTGATTGCCGCTTTGACGCTCTGGCAATCGCATGGAGTCGTTGCCGGGTACTCAGGACTCTGCGGAGGCCTGATAGCCTTGCTTCCCAATATTTATTTCGCTCACAGGGCATTTCGGTTTTCCGGCGCTCGAGCAGCTCAAGCCATCGTCCGGTCTTTTTATGCCGGCGAGGCGGGCAAACTGATTTTGACGGCAGTGCTGTTTGCATTGACGTTTGCAGGTGTGAAGCCATTGGCGCCGTTAGCAGTATTCGGCGTCTTCGTGCTGACCCAACTGGTTAGCTGGTTCGCTCCCCTGCTAATGAGAACAAGACTTTCGAGACCTTAG